The following coding sequences lie in one Candidatus Neomarinimicrobiota bacterium genomic window:
- a CDS encoding NAD(P)-dependent oxidoreductase: MKILVTGATGFIGRNLVRKLLQKNYYVRCLIRNTSIKPSEFIGKVQWIVGNLSDYTTLIPAIEGIDVVIHLAGVIEANKKSDYFKVNYYGMVNLLEAIKKSGRRGIKFLYVSSLASAGPSNNNSPKKEDSINSPVSNYGRSKLAGEIALLKECDYVNAVIVRPAIVYGPGDKETFSFFKYVKNHLRPVIGFKERYFSLIYLEDLVKLIIQLMERNIESCEIFFASDGKIYTASQLLKQVSKIMNKWTIPIPVPLFLLKFIAIVNTIFSFISGKVPIINIDKYYEIREQYWMCSADKIFSLGFKPSYDLERGLRETYNWYINNGWL, encoded by the coding sequence ATGAAAATTCTTGTAACTGGTGCTACAGGTTTTATAGGTAGAAATCTCGTAAGAAAACTTTTACAAAAAAATTACTATGTTAGGTGTTTAATAAGAAATACAAGTATCAAACCTTCCGAATTTATTGGTAAAGTTCAATGGATTGTTGGTAATTTGTCGGATTACACAACCCTGATACCTGCCATTGAGGGAATTGATGTGGTTATACATCTCGCTGGCGTAATAGAGGCAAATAAAAAGTCTGATTACTTCAAGGTTAATTACTATGGAATGGTGAATCTTCTGGAAGCTATTAAAAAGTCAGGTAGAAGAGGGATAAAATTTTTATATGTAAGTTCTCTTGCATCAGCCGGTCCTTCCAATAATAATAGTCCAAAAAAAGAGGATTCAATTAATTCTCCAGTATCAAATTATGGGAGAAGCAAACTTGCTGGAGAGATAGCACTTTTAAAAGAGTGTGATTATGTGAATGCTGTGATAGTTAGACCTGCTATTGTATATGGACCTGGAGATAAAGAGACATTTTCTTTTTTCAAATATGTTAAAAACCATCTTAGACCTGTTATTGGGTTTAAGGAAAGATATTTTTCACTAATATATTTAGAAGATCTTGTAAAGTTGATAATACAATTGATGGAGAGGAACATAGAAAGTTGTGAAATATTTTTTGCCTCTGATGGCAAAATATACACAGCAAGTCAATTGCTTAAACAGGTATCAAAGATTATGAATAAATGGACCATACCAATCCCTGTGCCGTTATTCTTATTGAAATTCATTGCTATTGTAAATACTATATTTTCATTTATTAGTGGTAAAGTACCAATAATAAACATTGATAAATATTATGAGATTAGAGAACAATACTGGATGTGCTCCGCGGATAAAATTTTTTCTCTTGGTTTTAAACCCTCCTATGATCTTGAGAGGGGGTTAAGGGAGACCTACAACTGGTATATTAATAACGGATGGCTATAA
- a CDS encoding phosphatase PAP2 family protein, whose amino-acid sequence MAINTDTLRERLILTDYLFLLFDVYLILIILLFPDQALKNYSHFLYINIALLSLFIVSIYKEESENIFHWLHLWFPIISCMFFYIEASSLDNLIFSHTFDNFLNKIDIIIFRKPIYLILSKSVNSLLVDEIMHAMYFSYYVLLFLPGLFIFRVDKEYFKKMVFGITLMFYTHYLFFMFFPADGPIHYHDKLFPSGVVFIPLMKIIYLLGEQGGGAFPSTHVSASLLVFLFSREYFKERSCIVGFFAVGVFLATFYCSYHYVIDSVAGIITGFIFYRLSIIIWEKYKNYF is encoded by the coding sequence ATGGCTATAAATACAGATACTTTGAGAGAAAGGTTAATTTTAACCGATTATCTATTTCTTTTATTTGATGTTTATCTAATACTTATTATTCTTTTATTTCCCGATCAAGCATTAAAAAATTACAGCCATTTTTTATATATAAATATTGCTCTTCTATCTTTGTTTATTGTATCTATTTATAAAGAAGAGAGTGAAAATATATTCCATTGGCTTCATTTATGGTTTCCTATCATTTCCTGTATGTTTTTTTATATTGAAGCTTCAAGCCTGGATAATCTGATATTTTCCCATACCTTCGACAATTTTCTAAATAAAATTGACATTATAATTTTCAGAAAACCAATATATTTGATTCTATCAAAAAGTGTTAATTCCCTACTTGTTGATGAGATCATGCATGCTATGTATTTTTCTTATTATGTTCTGCTATTCCTCCCTGGATTATTCATTTTTAGAGTAGATAAAGAATATTTTAAAAAAATGGTTTTTGGGATAACGCTTATGTTTTATACCCATTATCTATTCTTTATGTTTTTTCCTGCCGATGGTCCCATACATTATCATGATAAGCTTTTTCCATCGGGGGTAGTGTTTATACCGCTGATGAAAATCATTTACCTTTTGGGAGAACAGGGAGGAGGTGCCTTTCCAAGCACCCATGTTTCTGCGAGCTTATTAGTTTTTCTTTTTTCGAGAGAGTATTTTAAAGAGAGATCATGCATTGTAGGCTTCTTTGCAGTTGGGGTTTTTTTGGCAACCTTTTATTGTAGCTATCACTATGTGATTGATTCTGTTGCAGGGATAATCACGGGTTTTATTTTTTATAGATTATCAATTATTATATGGGAAAAATATAAAAATTATTTTTGA
- the hflX gene encoding GTPase HflX, translated as MREMVNKGELNRTILVGVSKNRGDACLVGEYLDELERLVDTLGFEVICKLMVNLKQINPATFIGRGKVEEIKLIVKGKGINEVIFDDDLSPRQLKNLENLLGVEVTDRTGVILEIFAKHAKTKEAKTQVELASLQYLLPRLRRRWTHLERQIGGVGVRGGPGETQIEIDKRIIRERIAKLKKELMEIDKEREVQDKRRENFFRIALVGYTNTGKSTILNTLTSADVVAENKLFTTLDTTTRLWQIDKYHKALISDTIGFIRKLPHTLIASFRSTLKEVRDSDLIVKVADISTDQCLDQIENVNEVLRQIGADKKPYIIVFNKIDIMNRDVFLRAKRLYSDAIYISALNKLRINTLKERILREIEKEELEVPIELPLESVKEISLVRNFCKVLEEQYYNSTVSFRVKCYRKVWNWLKYQLSKS; from the coding sequence GTGAGAGAGATGGTGAATAAAGGTGAATTAAATAGAACTATTTTGGTCGGAGTCAGCAAAAACAGGGGAGATGCTTGTTTAGTAGGGGAATACCTTGATGAACTTGAAAGGTTGGTAGATACACTCGGTTTTGAGGTTATTTGTAAGTTAATGGTTAATCTAAAGCAAATTAATCCTGCTACATTTATCGGAAGAGGTAAAGTAGAAGAAATAAAGTTGATAGTGAAGGGAAAAGGTATAAATGAAGTAATATTTGATGATGATTTATCTCCAAGGCAGCTGAAGAATCTTGAAAATTTGCTTGGAGTAGAGGTAACAGACAGAACGGGAGTTATCCTTGAAATATTTGCAAAGCATGCAAAAACGAAAGAAGCCAAAACACAGGTTGAACTTGCATCCCTGCAATATCTCCTTCCTAGATTACGTAGAAGATGGACACATCTGGAGAGACAGATTGGAGGTGTAGGGGTTCGTGGAGGACCTGGTGAAACACAAATTGAGATTGACAAACGAATAATCAGGGAAAGGATTGCAAAATTAAAGAAGGAATTAATGGAAATAGATAAAGAGAGAGAGGTTCAGGATAAAAGAAGGGAAAATTTTTTCAGAATAGCACTTGTTGGATATACTAATACTGGAAAGTCTACAATACTAAATACTCTAACTTCAGCTGATGTTGTTGCTGAAAATAAGCTTTTTACCACTCTCGATACGACTACCAGATTATGGCAGATTGATAAATATCATAAGGCCTTAATAAGTGATACTATTGGATTTATTAGAAAATTACCACATACACTTATTGCCTCATTCAGGAGTACTTTAAAAGAGGTTAGAGATTCCGATTTGATAGTTAAAGTTGCTGATATAAGTACTGATCAGTGTCTAGACCAGATAGAAAACGTTAATGAGGTTTTAAGACAGATTGGAGCTGATAAAAAGCCTTATATCATCGTATTTAATAAAATAGATATTATGAATAGAGATGTATTTTTACGAGCGAAGAGATTGTATTCTGACGCAATTTACATATCAGCTCTTAACAAGTTGAGAATAAATACGCTGAAAGAAAGAATATTAAGGGAGATTGAGAAAGAGGAATTGGAAGTACCGATAGAATTGCCGCTTGAAAGTGTCAAAGAAATATCGCTCGTGAGGAATTTTTGTAAGGTATTGGAAGAGCAGTATTACAACAGTACTGTCAGTTTTAGGGTAAAATGCTATAGAAAGGTATGGAACTGGTTAAAATATCAATTGAGTAAATCTTAG
- a CDS encoding energy transducer TonB gives MKIIVWIITISLLFFSSCSQITALFTKKIESDINPPVLLTQSKPIYPKEAVSRGLQGRVELNILIDDSGMVKRVDVRKSSGYQILDEAGVDYAKSLRFKPAEKNGTPIPILTTFGVVFKLEEAESKEIWHRARRINNMIEDTEITQGNDREKLIREIYLELLNFYTTGYLSTLLFNKALESFVDPNIYMDWKEFTDEYSLNFLVFHDYVKRFPESIYKEDAIRMMFSIVKKDIKNINNRNLIIKIREFLKSEYSIYFGSDIEKIIKDRLKELQSSGV, from the coding sequence ATGAAGATTATAGTTTGGATAATAACAATATCGCTATTATTTTTTTCTTCGTGTAGTCAGATAACTGCACTTTTTACAAAGAAGATTGAATCAGATATTAACCCCCCGGTGTTATTAACTCAGTCCAAGCCAATATATCCAAAAGAAGCTGTAAGTCGGGGGCTACAGGGTAGAGTTGAACTAAATATTTTAATAGATGATAGCGGAATGGTTAAAAGGGTAGATGTACGAAAATCTTCTGGATATCAGATATTGGATGAGGCTGGTGTTGACTATGCAAAAAGTTTGAGATTCAAGCCGGCAGAGAAAAATGGTACACCAATTCCTATATTAACAACCTTCGGTGTAGTTTTTAAACTTGAAGAAGCTGAGTCAAAAGAGATATGGCATAGGGCACGTCGAATAAATAATATGATAGAAGACACAGAAATAACCCAAGGTAATGATAGAGAGAAATTAATAAGAGAGATTTATTTGGAACTTCTTAATTTCTATACAACTGGTTATCTTTCAACTTTATTATTTAATAAAGCTTTGGAAAGCTTTGTTGATCCGAATATTTATATGGATTGGAAGGAATTCACTGATGAATATTCACTGAATTTTTTAGTGTTTCATGATTACGTTAAAAGATTCCCTGAATCTATTTATAAGGAGGATGCTATCAGGATGATGTTCAGCATTGTTAAAAAAGATATTAAAAATATAAATAATAGAAACCTGATAATAAAAATTAGAGAATTTCTAAAAAGCGAATATTCTATCTATTTTGGCTCTGATATTGAAAAGATAATAAAAGATAGATTGAAAGAGTTACAATCTTCTGGTGTTTAA
- a CDS encoding NAD(P)-dependent oxidoreductase encodes MKIGFIGMGIMGSRMAKNLVKNGFDVSVHNRTYEKAKPVIESGAKWVNDIVILAKNSDIIITMLSTPEVVNEIACGERGFLTHMKKDSIWIDSTTVDPEFSIKMSKKAEKYGINFLDAPVSGSLIPAERGELIFLVGGKKEIFEKCIPLFNAMGKKYIHVGENGKGSALKLAANLLLGVTYMGFVEALIHAESHGIPKKLILDFLLNSHLTAPFLSAKRSKIEHEEFSPEFPLEWLRKDLFLCLATGYRNNVPMPATSVAESIYALAKNYGLSRDDFTAVYKFLKKIKI; translated from the coding sequence ATGAAAATTGGATTCATTGGAATGGGGATTATGGGAAGTAGAATGGCAAAGAATCTTGTAAAAAACGGTTTCGATGTATCAGTTCATAATCGAACATATGAAAAGGCAAAGCCAGTGATTGAATCAGGTGCTAAATGGGTTAACGACATTGTTATACTCGCAAAAAACTCTGATATTATAATAACAATGCTATCTACACCTGAGGTAGTAAATGAAATAGCCTGCGGTGAAAGAGGTTTTTTGACACATATGAAAAAAGATAGCATATGGATAGATTCGACGACAGTAGACCCTGAATTTTCAATAAAAATGTCAAAAAAAGCAGAAAAATATGGTATAAATTTTCTCGATGCTCCTGTTTCGGGCTCACTTATACCAGCTGAAAGAGGGGAATTAATATTTTTAGTCGGGGGCAAAAAGGAAATTTTTGAAAAATGTATCCCTCTTTTTAATGCAATGGGCAAAAAATATATACACGTTGGTGAGAATGGAAAAGGATCAGCTCTAAAGCTTGCTGCTAATCTCCTGCTTGGTGTAACATATATGGGTTTCGTAGAAGCTCTTATTCATGCTGAATCACATGGTATTCCCAAAAAGTTAATTCTTGATTTTCTTTTAAACAGTCATCTTACGGCACCTTTTCTATCAGCAAAAAGAAGCAAAATTGAACACGAAGAATTTTCACCCGAATTTCCATTAGAATGGCTACGGAAAGACCTATTCCTATGTCTTGCAACGGGTTATAGAAATAATGTGCCTATGCCTGCTACAAGTGTGGCAGAATCTATTTACGCCTTAGCAAAAAATTATGGATTATCGAGGGATGATTTTACGGCAGTCTATAAATTTCTTAAGAAAATAAAAATCTAA
- a CDS encoding Neelaredoxin encodes MGETKNLFQSADWKTEKHVPVIDCPDSINKGESVLVEITVGKEMPHPNTTAHHIEWIQLFFHPDGEKFPYEVGKAEFKAHGASIDGADASTVYTDPITVFRFKTGKTGKLIAVSYCNIHGLWTNEKFLKVL; translated from the coding sequence ATGGGAGAAACAAAGAATTTATTTCAATCAGCAGATTGGAAAACTGAAAAACATGTTCCGGTAATCGATTGTCCAGATAGTATAAACAAAGGTGAATCAGTTCTGGTAGAGATTACAGTAGGAAAAGAAATGCCTCATCCGAATACCACTGCCCATCATATTGAATGGATTCAGTTATTTTTCCATCCGGACGGTGAAAAATTCCCATATGAGGTAGGTAAAGCGGAATTCAAAGCCCATGGAGCATCTATTGATGGTGCGGATGCAAGTACTGTTTATACTGACCCTATTACTGTTTTTCGGTTTAAGACTGGAAAGACTGGAAAATTAATTGCCGTATCCTATTGCAATATACACGGATTGTGGACAAATGAAAAGTTTTTAAAGGTTTTGTAA
- a CDS encoding HlyC/CorC family transporter: MTVWLGIIVILLCVICEGFFSGSEIAIVSIDRVLLQHKIKQGGRRAKIVYYYLKKPEILLGTTLVGTNLCTITSTTISAYIFFNYFGESGIPISIAIISFINWIFGEIVPKSIFQQEADTVTIKTIYVLRFFSILFYPIVKTFTAISAGINRIMSGKNYDKNVGFFSREELKIIMNLKGPAYTDIKPDERKMINRLLSFKEKEARDIMIPLIDVAIISEEATIDEAKVKFIETKHRRLPVYKERVYNIIGILNSFDILGEDKNKKINQFIRPAYYVPLTAKVTDILKYMQTTGNSMAIVVDEYGLAKGILTIEDILEEVVGDIEDEYDVVIPSYTKNPDGSITVKGKYPVAELKEKFEIDLPKGDYETISGFIIDKLKRIPFPGEKVIHNNYEFTIQRATKRAILEVKIKELDQK; encoded by the coding sequence ATGACTGTCTGGTTAGGTATAATAGTAATATTGCTTTGCGTTATCTGTGAGGGATTCTTTTCCGGTTCCGAAATAGCAATAGTCTCAATAGATAGAGTCTTACTCCAGCATAAAATAAAACAGGGTGGTAGAAGGGCTAAAATTGTCTACTACTATCTTAAAAAACCAGAGATCTTATTAGGAACAACACTCGTTGGCACAAACCTATGTACAATTACCAGTACAACTATATCAGCTTATATTTTCTTTAATTACTTCGGCGAATCGGGGATTCCGATATCAATTGCCATTATATCCTTTATAAATTGGATATTTGGAGAGATAGTACCAAAGAGTATATTCCAGCAGGAAGCTGATACAGTAACCATAAAGACTATATATGTCCTCAGATTTTTTTCTATATTGTTTTATCCTATCGTAAAAACCTTTACTGCAATATCAGCAGGCATAAATAGAATCATGAGTGGTAAAAACTACGATAAGAATGTAGGTTTCTTCAGCCGTGAGGAACTGAAAATAATAATGAATCTAAAAGGACCAGCGTACACCGACATAAAGCCAGATGAAAGAAAAATGATCAATCGCTTACTGTCCTTTAAAGAGAAAGAAGCAAGAGACATTATGATTCCTCTAATAGATGTTGCCATAATATCTGAAGAAGCCACAATCGATGAAGCAAAAGTAAAATTCATCGAAACAAAACATCGTAGACTTCCTGTTTATAAAGAGAGAGTATATAATATCATTGGAATTCTTAACAGCTTTGATATACTTGGAGAAGATAAGAATAAGAAAATAAATCAGTTCATCAGACCAGCTTATTATGTACCCCTTACTGCAAAAGTTACTGACATACTTAAATATATGCAGACCACAGGAAACAGTATGGCAATAGTCGTCGATGAGTATGGACTGGCAAAAGGCATTCTAACAATTGAGGATATTCTCGAGGAAGTCGTTGGTGATATCGAAGATGAATATGATGTCGTCATTCCAAGCTATACAAAAAATCCCGACGGAAGTATTACTGTTAAAGGAAAATATCCTGTAGCTGAACTGAAAGAAAAATTTGAAATAGACTTACCAAAGGGTGACTATGAAACAATAAGCGGATTTATAATTGATAAACTAAAAAGAATACCTTTCCCCGGTGAAAAAGTAATCCACAATAATTATGAATTCACGATACAAAGAGCAACCAAACGAGCCATATTAGAAGTAAAAATAAAGGAATTAGATCAAAAATAA
- a CDS encoding HlyC/CorC family transporter, whose translation MTIIIIQLIIILLLLILSAIFSGSETALFSLSETQIEKIAKKNPEKAKKIRFLLESPRRLIITILLGNEFVNISLSTLSAGIIMALFGSEVPWINIVIVFPILLLLGELTPKSFAIRNNEKFASFVSTPLIIFSKAITPVRWFIRNISDLFVNIVVKKETRSDNILSEDVVKSIIDESEKEGIIDALEKEFIYKIFDFGDTLVRDIMTPRANIFALPYDMKLKDIIREIKRNHYSKVPIYKEDIDHILGIIFATDLIGLTDKEIENSTQTLRKLLHKPLFIPDTKKAEDLFQTLRKRKISIAIVLDEYGGVVGLVTMEDLLEEIFGEISDEFEKEDKKFEKIDNNVYRVHSTLSLEEFNRIMDTDIYNENVNTIGGFVFSLFGELPVVNSTVRYKNLVFTVEKISNNRIETIRVKKDQ comes from the coding sequence ATGACGATTATAATTATACAACTTATAATTATACTTTTACTTCTCATCTTATCAGCGATTTTCTCTGGATCAGAAACGGCATTATTCTCTCTTTCTGAAACACAAATAGAAAAAATAGCTAAAAAAAACCCAGAAAAAGCAAAAAAGATACGTTTCCTATTGGAAAGCCCCAGACGACTGATAATTACCATACTTCTGGGGAACGAGTTCGTGAACATTTCTCTATCAACATTATCCGCTGGAATAATAATGGCCCTATTTGGATCAGAAGTCCCTTGGATTAATATTGTGATTGTATTCCCAATCCTTTTGCTTCTCGGTGAATTAACGCCTAAATCATTCGCAATCCGTAATAATGAAAAATTCGCATCCTTTGTGAGCACTCCCTTAATAATTTTCTCTAAAGCAATCACACCAGTTAGATGGTTTATAAGAAACATATCCGATCTTTTTGTAAATATAGTTGTAAAAAAAGAAACACGAAGTGATAATATTTTGAGTGAGGATGTGGTAAAATCAATTATAGATGAAAGTGAAAAAGAAGGAATAATCGACGCTCTTGAAAAAGAGTTTATATATAAGATATTTGATTTCGGAGATACACTGGTTAGAGACATAATGACACCTAGAGCAAATATCTTTGCCTTACCATATGATATGAAATTAAAGGACATTATTAGAGAAATAAAAAGGAATCATTACTCAAAAGTTCCAATCTATAAAGAAGATATTGACCATATACTCGGAATTATATTTGCCACAGATTTAATTGGACTAACCGATAAGGAAATTGAGAACTCCACGCAAACATTAAGGAAATTGCTCCATAAACCATTATTTATACCTGATACAAAGAAAGCAGAAGATTTATTTCAAACTTTAAGGAAAAGGAAAATATCAATTGCCATAGTTCTTGACGAATATGGTGGTGTTGTGGGACTTGTCACAATGGAAGACCTTTTAGAAGAAATATTTGGTGAGATATCCGACGAATTCGAAAAGGAAGATAAAAAATTTGAGAAAATAGATAATAATGTTTACAGAGTTCATTCAACACTTTCACTTGAAGAGTTCAACAGAATAATGGACACAGACATCTACAACGAGAATGTTAACACAATCGGAGGATTTGTATTTTCACTATTTGGTGAATTACCAGTTGTAAACTCTACGGTAAGATATAAAAACCTTGTTTTCACAGTTGAAAAAATATCCAATAATCGGATAGAAACTATCAGGGTAAAAAAAGATCAATGA
- a CDS encoding GNAT family N-acetyltransferase, whose amino-acid sequence MIRVYSVKSRRDLKRFIMLPWKIYKNDRNWVPPLIVDQKELFNRKKYPFFEHSEAEFFLAERDGEVLGRIAAIKNNMHLKIYNDGVGFFGFFECTTDQDIAKILFEKAEEWLAERGLKKIRGPANYSINEEIGLLVDDFKSPPVIMMPYNPRYYEILIVSQGYKKIMDLYAYQIVKQFDKVPEELEEKVKKIKERASFVVRKIDMKHLDEEVEKIKEIYNQAWSENWGAVPLTDSEIEHLKNNLKLIVDPDLVFIAERDGKPVGLSLTIPDFNEVLIKMNGRLLPFGIFKLLLNKNKIKGLRTLIMGVLKEYRKIGIDTVFYYETIKNGLEKGYEKCEMSWILETNKLMIWAIENLSMAKRYKTYRIYEKDLG is encoded by the coding sequence ATGATAAGAGTATATTCAGTAAAAAGTAGAAGAGACCTTAAAAGATTTATTATGTTACCTTGGAAGATTTATAAGAATGACAGGAATTGGGTGCCTCCATTAATTGTTGATCAGAAGGAGTTATTTAACAGAAAAAAGTATCCGTTCTTTGAGCATTCGGAAGCAGAATTTTTTCTGGCTGAGCGAGATGGTGAGGTACTTGGTAGAATTGCAGCGATTAAGAACAATATGCATTTGAAGATTTATAATGATGGTGTGGGTTTCTTTGGTTTTTTTGAATGTACCACTGATCAGGACATTGCAAAAATTTTGTTTGAAAAAGCTGAAGAATGGTTAGCTGAAAGGGGATTGAAAAAGATACGTGGTCCAGCAAATTACTCGATAAACGAGGAGATTGGATTGCTTGTGGATGATTTTAAATCACCTCCTGTCATAATGATGCCATATAATCCGAGGTATTATGAGATTTTGATAGTATCTCAGGGTTATAAAAAGATAATGGACTTATATGCGTATCAGATAGTTAAACAGTTTGATAAAGTGCCAGAAGAATTGGAAGAGAAGGTAAAGAAAATTAAAGAGAGAGCATCCTTTGTTGTAAGAAAAATTGATATGAAGCATCTGGATGAAGAAGTAGAAAAGATAAAAGAAATTTATAATCAAGCATGGTCGGAGAATTGGGGTGCAGTTCCATTAACTGATAGTGAGATAGAGCATTTGAAAAATAATTTGAAGTTGATTGTTGATCCAGACCTGGTATTTATTGCTGAGAGGGATGGCAAACCAGTGGGTTTATCGTTGACTATTCCTGATTTTAACGAGGTTTTGATAAAGATGAACGGAAGGCTCCTGCCATTTGGGATATTTAAGCTTTTGTTGAATAAGAACAAGATTAAAGGATTGAGAACACTTATAATGGGTGTTCTAAAGGAATACAGGAAAATAGGTATAGATACTGTTTTTTATTATGAAACTATAAAAAACGGTCTGGAAAAGGGTTATGAGAAGTGTGAAATGTCCTGGATACTGGAGACGAATAAATTGATGATTTGGGCGATAGAAAATCTGAGTATGGCAAAGAGATATAAGACATATAGGATTTATGAAAAGGACCTGGGATAG